Proteins encoded together in one Rhizobium bangladeshense window:
- a CDS encoding M48 family metallopeptidase yields the protein MVFEGEAIARGEWYPPHSSGAVPARLLSRGGRLVAVTAEDAILADGDVGQVSFTPRVGSIPRRAVFADGSVFESADNEAIDTFLRAGGRSGWVHRLEEFHPRLFLFAIAVVLLAVGIYRYALPALVEVAILVTPPVVSETMSYGALNTLDRTALSPSRLTSVRQAEIAARFRQVAANAQAGAERYVLNFRDGGLIGPNAFALPDGNIIITDQLVELAGGDDEMIAGVLAHEVGHVEFKHSLRQLYRAAGVAGLVMLIAGDVGSGVEDILTQGGGLLALSYSRSAEAEADRRSVELMRKAGMDPAAIARFFDLLEEKLGDRSHTSMLSTHPGTPERKQAILDYAGTLKQD from the coding sequence TTGGTTTTTGAAGGCGAAGCCATTGCGAGAGGGGAATGGTATCCGCCGCATTCGAGCGGCGCCGTTCCCGCGCGCCTGCTGTCGCGCGGCGGCCGCCTGGTCGCCGTGACCGCAGAAGACGCAATTCTTGCTGACGGCGATGTTGGGCAAGTCTCCTTCACGCCGCGCGTCGGGTCGATCCCGCGGCGCGCGGTCTTTGCTGACGGCTCGGTCTTCGAAAGCGCCGACAACGAGGCGATCGATACTTTCCTTCGCGCCGGCGGCAGAAGCGGATGGGTGCATCGGCTGGAGGAGTTTCATCCTCGTCTCTTCCTCTTCGCGATCGCTGTCGTTCTGCTCGCCGTCGGCATCTATCGTTATGCATTGCCCGCCCTCGTCGAAGTCGCCATCCTCGTGACGCCACCCGTCGTCTCCGAGACTATGTCTTATGGCGCTCTCAACACGCTGGATAGGACGGCCCTGTCTCCAAGTCGGCTGACGAGCGTGCGGCAGGCCGAAATCGCCGCTCGCTTTCGCCAGGTTGCCGCCAATGCCCAAGCCGGCGCCGAGCGTTACGTGCTGAATTTCCGCGACGGCGGCCTGATCGGTCCCAATGCTTTCGCGCTTCCCGACGGCAACATCATCATCACCGACCAGTTGGTGGAACTCGCGGGTGGCGACGATGAGATGATCGCAGGCGTTCTCGCTCATGAGGTCGGTCATGTCGAATTCAAGCATAGCCTCAGGCAGCTCTATCGCGCCGCGGGCGTTGCCGGTCTCGTCATGCTGATTGCTGGCGATGTTGGCTCCGGTGTCGAGGATATCCTGACCCAAGGCGGTGGCCTGCTCGCATTGTCCTATTCCCGCAGCGCAGAGGCCGAAGCCGACCGGCGCTCCGTCGAACTGATGCGCAAGGCCGGCATGGATCCGGCTGCGATCGCCCGGTTTTTCGACCTGCTGGAGGAAAAACTCGGCGATCGCTCCCACACCAGCATGCTGTCCACTCATCCGGGCACGCCTGAGCGCAAGCAGGCGATCCTGGATTATGCCGGTACTCTGAAGCAGGATTGA
- the rirA gene encoding iron-responsive transcriptional regulator RirA has translation MRLTKQTNYAVRMLMYCAANEGQLSRIPEIAKAYGVSELFLFKILQPLNKAGLVETVRGRNGGVRLGKPAAEITLFDVVRVTEDSFAMAECFEDDGMVECPLVDSCGLNSALRKALNAFFGVLSEYTIEDLVKARPQINFLLGITGEHEYRKPAVVAPAA, from the coding sequence ATGCGGTTGACGAAGCAGACCAACTATGCGGTTCGCATGTTGATGTATTGTGCTGCCAACGAAGGGCAGCTGAGCCGGATTCCGGAAATTGCCAAGGCTTACGGGGTTTCCGAACTCTTTCTTTTCAAGATTCTCCAGCCGCTGAACAAGGCGGGGCTGGTGGAAACGGTGCGCGGCCGCAACGGCGGTGTGCGCCTGGGCAAGCCTGCGGCAGAGATCACGCTCTTCGACGTTGTCCGGGTCACGGAAGACAGTTTCGCCATGGCCGAATGCTTCGAAGATGACGGCATGGTCGAATGCCCGCTGGTCGACAGCTGTGGCTTGAACTCGGCACTGCGCAAGGCGCTCAACGCCTTCTTCGGCGTGCTCTCGGAATATACGATCGAAGATCTCGTCAAGGCGCGGCCGCAGATCAATTTCCTTCTCGGAATTACCGGCGAACACGAATATCGCAAGCCGGCGGTCGTTGCCCCCGCCGCCTGA
- a CDS encoding ABC transporter substrate-binding protein translates to MKKISVMLAATALISVMATSAWSKTLVYCSEGSPEGFDPSLYTAGTTFDASSRTVYSRLVEFKHGGTEIEPGLADSWSVSDDGKEYTFKLHPGVKFQTTDFFTPTRDFNADDVVFSFERQLKSDNPWNKYVEGGSYEYAAGMGFPELIKSVEKVDDLTVKFTLNHPEAPFLADLAMDFASIVSKEYADKLAADGKMAQLNQQPLGTGPFTFVAYQPDAVIRYKANETYFKGKEKIDDLVFAITSDAAVRAQKLKAGECHLIPYPNAADVPELKKDENLVVEEQAGLNVSYLAYNTQMAPFDKPEVRRALNMAINKQAIVDAVFQGAATVAKNPIPPTMWSYNDAVQDDKYDPDAAKKALADAGVKDLSMKVWAMPVSRPYMLNARRAAELIQADFAKVGVKVEIVTHEWAEYLKLSSDVKRDGAVILGWTGDNGDPDNFMDTLLGCDAVGGNNRAQWCNKEYDDLMTKAKMTADVGERTKAYEQAQLIFKKEAPWATLDHSLVFVPMSKKVSGFKMDPLGIHRFDGVDISE, encoded by the coding sequence ATGAAAAAGATCTCTGTCATGCTGGCAGCGACGGCCCTGATTTCGGTCATGGCGACGTCGGCCTGGTCCAAGACCCTTGTTTATTGCTCCGAGGGTTCGCCGGAAGGCTTCGACCCGAGCCTCTATACGGCAGGCACGACCTTCGACGCGTCCTCGCGTACCGTCTACAGCCGCCTCGTCGAATTCAAGCATGGCGGCACCGAGATCGAACCCGGTCTGGCCGACAGCTGGAGCGTTTCGGACGACGGCAAGGAATACACCTTCAAGCTTCATCCCGGTGTCAAGTTCCAGACCACCGACTTCTTCACCCCGACGCGCGATTTCAACGCCGACGACGTGGTCTTCTCCTTCGAGCGCCAGCTGAAGTCCGATAACCCGTGGAACAAGTATGTCGAGGGCGGCTCCTACGAATACGCTGCCGGCATGGGCTTCCCGGAACTGATCAAGTCGGTCGAGAAGGTCGATGACCTCACCGTCAAGTTCACGCTCAACCATCCCGAAGCGCCGTTCCTGGCCGACCTCGCCATGGATTTCGCCTCGATCGTCTCCAAGGAATATGCGGACAAGCTCGCGGCCGACGGCAAGATGGCGCAGCTCAACCAGCAGCCGCTCGGCACCGGCCCCTTCACCTTCGTCGCCTATCAGCCGGATGCCGTCATCCGCTACAAGGCGAACGAAACCTATTTCAAGGGCAAGGAAAAGATCGACGATCTGGTTTTCGCCATCACCTCTGACGCTGCTGTGCGCGCCCAGAAGCTGAAGGCCGGCGAGTGCCACCTGATCCCCTATCCGAATGCGGCCGACGTTCCCGAACTGAAGAAGGACGAGAACCTGGTCGTCGAGGAGCAGGCCGGTCTCAACGTCAGCTACCTCGCCTATAACACGCAGATGGCGCCCTTCGACAAGCCGGAAGTCCGCCGCGCGCTCAACATGGCGATCAACAAGCAGGCGATCGTCGACGCCGTCTTCCAGGGTGCGGCCACCGTTGCCAAGAACCCGATCCCGCCGACGATGTGGTCGTATAACGATGCCGTTCAGGACGACAAGTACGATCCGGATGCCGCCAAGAAGGCTCTTGCCGATGCCGGCGTCAAGGATCTCAGCATGAAGGTCTGGGCGATGCCGGTATCGCGTCCATACATGCTGAACGCGCGCCGCGCCGCCGAACTGATCCAGGCCGATTTCGCCAAGGTCGGCGTCAAGGTCGAGATCGTCACGCATGAATGGGCCGAATACCTGAAGCTCTCCTCCGACGTGAAGCGCGACGGCGCCGTCATTCTCGGCTGGACCGGCGACAACGGCGACCCCGACAACTTCATGGATACGCTGCTCGGCTGCGATGCCGTCGGCGGCAACAACCGTGCCCAGTGGTGCAACAAGGAATATGACGACCTGATGACCAAGGCCAAGATGACGGCCGATGTCGGCGAGCGCACCAAGGCCTATGAGCAGGCGCAGCTGATCTTCAAGAAGGAAGCCCCCTGGGCGACCCTCGACCACTCGCTCGTCTTCGTTCCGATGAGCAAGAAGGTCTCGGGCTTCAAGATGGACCCGCTCGGCATTCACCGTTTCGACGGCGTCGACATTTCCGAATAA
- a CDS encoding ABC transporter permease subunit: MLRFFIGRFAVLIPTFLGVSLIAFSFIRLLPGDPVMLLSGERVMAPERHAQIMHDLGFDRPMYVQYFDYLGKVLQGDLGTSIVTKRPVLGEFLTLFPATLELSLCAIILAVCLGVPAGVFAAVKRGTWFDQSVMGVALVGYSMPIFWWGLLLIIFFSGYLGWTPVSGRISLMYFFKPVTGFMLIDSLLSGQKGAFASAVSYLILPTIVLATIPLAVIARQTRSAMLEVLGEDYVRTARSKGLKPLRVVGVHALRNAMIPVITTIGLQIGVLLAGAILTETIFSWPGIGKWMVDSVFKRDYAVVQGGLLLIAGVIMLVNLIVDVLYGFINPRIRH, encoded by the coding sequence ATGTTGCGTTTTTTTATCGGCCGCTTTGCGGTGCTGATCCCGACATTCCTCGGCGTTTCCCTGATTGCCTTCTCATTCATCCGCCTGCTGCCTGGAGATCCCGTCATGCTGCTTTCGGGTGAGCGCGTGATGGCGCCGGAGCGGCACGCCCAGATCATGCACGACCTCGGTTTCGACCGCCCCATGTATGTGCAGTATTTCGATTATCTTGGAAAAGTGCTGCAGGGCGATCTCGGCACCTCGATCGTCACCAAGCGGCCGGTCCTCGGCGAATTCCTGACGCTGTTTCCGGCGACGCTGGAACTCTCCCTATGCGCCATCATCCTCGCCGTCTGTCTTGGCGTGCCCGCCGGCGTCTTTGCCGCCGTCAAACGAGGCACGTGGTTCGATCAGAGCGTGATGGGTGTGGCCCTTGTCGGTTATTCCATGCCGATTTTCTGGTGGGGTCTGCTGCTGATCATCTTCTTCTCCGGCTATCTTGGCTGGACGCCGGTCTCCGGCCGCATCTCGCTGATGTATTTCTTCAAGCCGGTTACCGGCTTCATGCTGATCGACAGCCTGCTGTCAGGCCAGAAGGGCGCCTTTGCCTCCGCCGTCAGCTATCTCATTTTGCCCACCATCGTGCTGGCCACCATCCCGCTCGCCGTCATCGCCCGCCAGACGCGCTCCGCCATGCTCGAGGTTCTCGGCGAGGACTACGTCCGCACCGCACGCTCGAAGGGTTTGAAGCCGCTGCGCGTCGTCGGCGTGCATGCGCTGCGCAATGCGATGATCCCCGTCATCACCACCATCGGCCTGCAGATCGGCGTTCTCCTTGCCGGCGCTATCCTCACCGAGACGATCTTCTCCTGGCCGGGCATCGGCAAATGGATGGTCGATTCGGTGTTCAAGCGCGATTATGCCGTGGTGCAGGGTGGTCTTCTCCTGATCGCCGGAGTCATCATGCTGGTCAATCTGATAGTTGATGTCCTCTACGGCTTCATCAATCCGCGCATTCGACACTAG
- a CDS encoding ABC transporter permease subunit, with product MSTVTVKTGQPSALAEFWHYFSRNKGAVIGLVVFVVILVVAIFAPVFAPHAPNEQNREVLLAVPSWMEGGHASFPLGTDAVGRDILSRLIYGARFSLFIGVVVVTLSVICGVLIGLVAGYFRGRLDTAIMRLMDIILAFPSLLLALVLVAVLGPGLTNAMIAISLVNQPHFVRLTRASVISEREKEYVIASRVAGAGTLRLMFKTILPNCLGPLIVQATLAFSAAILDAAALGFLGMGAQPPTPEWGTMLAESREFISRAWWVVTFPGLAILITVLAINLMGDGLRDALDPKLKRS from the coding sequence ATGAGCACGGTCACCGTCAAAACCGGCCAGCCATCCGCTCTTGCGGAATTCTGGCATTATTTCTCCCGCAACAAGGGCGCCGTCATCGGCCTCGTTGTTTTCGTCGTCATTCTGGTCGTTGCGATCTTTGCACCGGTCTTTGCGCCACATGCGCCGAACGAGCAGAACCGAGAGGTGCTGCTCGCCGTACCGTCCTGGATGGAGGGAGGCCACGCCTCGTTTCCGCTCGGAACGGATGCCGTCGGTCGCGATATCCTCTCGCGGCTGATCTATGGCGCGCGCTTCTCGCTGTTCATCGGCGTCGTGGTCGTCACGCTGTCGGTCATATGCGGGGTGCTGATCGGCCTCGTCGCCGGCTATTTCCGCGGCAGGCTCGATACGGCGATCATGCGCCTGATGGATATCATACTGGCCTTCCCGTCGCTGCTGCTCGCCCTCGTGCTGGTGGCGGTGCTAGGGCCTGGCCTTACCAACGCGATGATCGCAATTTCGCTGGTCAACCAGCCGCATTTCGTGCGGCTGACCCGCGCCTCGGTCATTTCAGAGCGTGAGAAGGAATATGTGATCGCCTCGCGCGTCGCCGGCGCCGGTACCCTCCGGCTGATGTTCAAGACCATCCTGCCAAACTGTCTCGGGCCGCTGATCGTCCAGGCGACGCTCGCCTTCTCGGCGGCGATCCTTGATGCCGCCGCCCTCGGGTTTCTCGGCATGGGCGCACAGCCACCGACACCCGAATGGGGCACCATGCTCGCCGAGTCCCGCGAGTTCATCTCGCGCGCCTGGTGGGTTGTGACATTTCCAGGTCTTGCCATCCTCATCACCGTTCTTGCCATCAACCTGATGGGCGACGGCCTGCGCGATGCGCTTGACCCCAAGCTGAAGAGGTCGTGA
- a CDS encoding ABC transporter ATP-binding protein has translation MPLLEIENLTVEFQTSSGLFRAVDGVSLTCDKGEILSVVGESGSGKSVAMLALMGLLPWTARITADRMQFDGQDLRGISARQRRRIVGKDMAMIFQEPMSSLNPCFTVGFQLGETLRVHMGLNRKERRERSIELLSLVGIPAPEDRLSNFPHQMSGGMSQRVMIAMALACNPKLLIADEPTTALDVTIQAQILDLLVRLQKEQGMALVLITHDMGVVAETAERVQVQYAGQKVEEQPVKALFRDPHHPYTAALLAALPERAEVGQRLPSIAGVVPGQHGRPTGCLFAPRCGYATIECDRGVVRQGPELGRALCNYPLKDGKPLGHPGVMRVETAGDLV, from the coding sequence ATGCCGCTCCTCGAAATCGAAAATCTGACGGTCGAATTCCAGACGTCATCCGGTCTGTTTCGCGCCGTGGACGGCGTATCGCTGACCTGCGACAAGGGTGAAATCCTCTCAGTCGTCGGCGAATCCGGTTCGGGCAAATCTGTCGCCATGCTGGCCCTGATGGGCCTCTTGCCCTGGACGGCCAGAATCACCGCCGACCGCATGCAGTTCGACGGCCAGGATCTGCGCGGCATTTCCGCCCGCCAGCGCCGCAGGATCGTCGGCAAGGACATGGCGATGATCTTCCAGGAGCCGATGTCGAGCCTCAACCCGTGCTTCACCGTCGGCTTCCAGCTCGGCGAGACACTGCGCGTCCATATGGGCCTCAACAGGAAAGAGCGCCGCGAACGTTCGATCGAACTCTTGAGCCTCGTTGGGATTCCGGCGCCGGAGGACAGGCTGTCGAACTTCCCACATCAGATGTCGGGCGGCATGAGCCAGCGCGTCATGATCGCCATGGCGCTCGCCTGCAACCCGAAGCTCCTCATTGCCGATGAGCCGACGACTGCGCTCGATGTGACGATCCAGGCGCAGATCCTCGATCTGCTTGTCCGGTTGCAGAAAGAGCAGGGAATGGCCCTGGTGCTGATTACCCACGACATGGGTGTCGTCGCCGAAACCGCGGAACGCGTGCAGGTGCAATATGCCGGCCAGAAGGTCGAGGAGCAGCCGGTGAAGGCGCTGTTCCGCGATCCGCATCATCCCTATACTGCAGCCCTGCTCGCCGCCTTGCCGGAACGCGCCGAAGTGGGGCAGCGACTTCCCTCGATCGCCGGCGTCGTTCCAGGCCAGCACGGCCGCCCGACGGGCTGTCTTTTCGCCCCGCGCTGCGGCTATGCCACGATCGAATGCGATCGCGGCGTCGTACGCCAGGGACCGGAACTCGGTCGCGCGCTGTGCAACTACCCATTGAAAGACGGCAAGCCGCTGGGCCATCCCGGTGTCATGCGCGTTGAAACTGCAGGAGACCTGGTGTGA
- a CDS encoding peptide ABC transporter ATP-binding protein: MTSAVLEGRDLARFYTVNRGLFKADATVKALNGVSFSLHSGKTLAVVGESGCGKSTLARLVTMIEDPTAGELLIDGKPARVGDRSLRSQVQIVFQNPYGSLNPRQKVGAILEEPLKINTDLDAGARRRKVEEMMARVGLRPEHHGRYPHMFSGGQRQRIAIARALMLRPKVLVLDEPVSALDLSIQAQVLNLLMDLQKEMGLAYLFISHGLSVVHHIADEIMVMYLGRPIETGPAAEVFARPRHPYTAALLSATPIADPEREKNRIRLQGELPSPLKPPSGCHFNPRCWKAQDYCRQVSPELSGEGAQQYACHFPLD; this comes from the coding sequence GTGACCAGCGCTGTTCTCGAGGGCAGGGATCTCGCCCGCTTCTACACCGTTAACCGCGGTCTCTTCAAAGCCGATGCTACGGTCAAGGCGCTGAACGGCGTCAGCTTCAGCCTCCATTCCGGCAAGACGCTTGCCGTCGTCGGCGAATCCGGCTGTGGCAAGTCGACGCTCGCTCGTCTGGTCACCATGATCGAGGATCCGACGGCCGGCGAGTTGCTGATCGACGGCAAGCCCGCGCGGGTCGGCGACCGCAGCCTGCGCAGCCAGGTGCAGATCGTCTTCCAGAATCCCTACGGCTCGCTCAACCCGCGCCAGAAGGTCGGTGCGATCCTGGAAGAGCCGCTGAAGATCAACACCGATCTCGATGCTGGCGCCCGCCGCCGCAAGGTGGAGGAGATGATGGCCCGTGTCGGCCTGCGCCCGGAGCATCACGGCCGTTACCCCCATATGTTCTCCGGCGGCCAGCGCCAGCGCATCGCCATTGCCCGCGCCCTGATGCTGCGGCCGAAAGTGCTGGTGCTCGACGAACCGGTTTCGGCGCTGGATCTGTCGATCCAGGCGCAGGTGCTGAACTTGCTGATGGACCTGCAGAAGGAGATGGGGCTTGCCTATCTCTTCATCTCGCACGGCCTCTCGGTGGTCCATCACATCGCCGACGAGATCATGGTGATGTATCTGGGTCGCCCGATCGAAACGGGTCCTGCCGCCGAAGTCTTCGCCCGGCCGCGCCATCCCTATACTGCCGCCCTGCTGTCGGCGACCCCGATCGCCGATCCCGAACGCGAGAAGAACCGCATCCGGCTGCAAGGCGAACTGCCATCGCCGCTGAAGCCGCCGTCCGGCTGCCACTTCAATCCGCGCTGCTGGAAGGCGCAGGACTATTGTCGTCAGGTTTCTCCCGAATTAAGTGGAGAAGGCGCACAGCAATATGCCTGTCATTTCCCGCTCGACTGA
- a CDS encoding gluconokinase, with product MPDQRMNRPHAIIVMGVSGCGKSSVGEKIAEALRLDFVEGDALHPASNVEKMSKGIPLTDEDRMPWLDLIGKRMQASLDKCEGIIVSCSALKRIYRDRLRAAAGNLFFVYLEGSKALLAKRMGERKGHFMPVSLLESQLATLEVPTGEPGVVTVDIDDTVEGITVTALRGLSTLGVTA from the coding sequence ATGCCGGATCAGCGGATGAACAGACCCCACGCAATCATCGTCATGGGGGTCAGTGGCTGCGGCAAGTCCTCGGTCGGCGAGAAGATCGCCGAGGCCTTGCGCCTTGACTTCGTCGAAGGCGATGCGCTTCATCCGGCTTCCAATGTCGAGAAAATGTCGAAGGGTATTCCGCTGACCGATGAGGACCGGATGCCCTGGCTCGACCTTATCGGCAAACGCATGCAGGCATCGCTGGACAAATGCGAGGGCATCATCGTCTCCTGCTCGGCGCTGAAGCGCATCTATCGCGACCGGCTGAGGGCTGCTGCCGGCAATCTGTTCTTCGTCTACCTCGAAGGCTCCAAGGCGCTGCTGGCCAAGCGCATGGGCGAGCGCAAGGGGCATTTCATGCCGGTCTCGTTGCTCGAAAGCCAGCTGGCGACACTTGAGGTGCCGACAGGCGAACCCGGCGTCGTCACCGTCGACATCGACGATACCGTGGAAGGCATCACCGTGACGGCCCTCAGAGGTCTCTCCACCCTCGGCGTCACGGCTTGA
- a CDS encoding NAD(P)/FAD-dependent oxidoreductase → MTKNAIVLGAGIVGVSTAIHLQRRGRQVTLIDRKDPGSETSFGNAGLIQREGVAPYGFPQQLGLLLRYALNNEIDAHYHLSALPSQLAFLARYWWNSNARRHAVITRAYAPLIENSVAEHKDLIEASQAQALIRKDGWIKIFRTEATRDEALAEAALWQSEFGVTYDSLTSADIARIEPDITVRFAGGIRWRDPWSVLDPHALTAAYRRYFESLGGRFVTGDAASLGQFGAGWKIMTGEGPLEADDAVLALGPWAAVATRRLGYSFPLGVKRGYHMHYAAKGNAVLNNWMLDAERGYLLAPMNRGIRLTTGAEFATLDAPKTPVQLDRAEAVARTIFPLGSRLDPEPWMGARPCTPDMMPVIGKAPRHQGLWFAFGHAHHGLTLGPVTGRVLAELITGETPFIDISAYSPKRFKP, encoded by the coding sequence ATGACCAAGAACGCAATCGTGCTCGGCGCCGGTATCGTCGGGGTGTCAACGGCAATTCATCTTCAGCGGCGCGGCCGGCAGGTGACGCTGATCGATCGGAAGGATCCGGGCAGCGAAACCTCCTTCGGCAATGCCGGCCTGATCCAGCGCGAAGGCGTCGCGCCCTACGGCTTTCCCCAGCAACTCGGCCTGTTGCTGCGTTATGCACTCAACAACGAAATCGATGCCCATTATCATCTCAGTGCCTTGCCAAGCCAGCTCGCCTTTCTTGCCCGTTACTGGTGGAATTCGAATGCCCGGCGCCACGCGGTCATCACACGGGCCTATGCGCCGCTGATCGAAAACTCTGTTGCCGAGCACAAGGACCTGATCGAGGCCTCGCAGGCGCAGGCGCTGATCCGCAAGGACGGCTGGATTAAGATCTTCCGGACCGAGGCGACGCGCGACGAGGCGCTCGCCGAGGCCGCCCTTTGGCAGAGCGAATTCGGCGTGACCTATGACAGCCTCACGTCCGCCGATATCGCCCGCATCGAACCCGATATTACCGTCCGTTTCGCCGGCGGTATCCGCTGGCGCGATCCCTGGTCGGTGCTCGATCCGCATGCGCTGACAGCGGCCTATCGCCGCTATTTCGAGAGCCTCGGCGGCCGCTTCGTCACCGGTGACGCCGCCTCGCTCGGCCAGTTCGGCGCCGGCTGGAAGATCATGACGGGGGAAGGCCCGCTCGAAGCGGACGATGCAGTCCTCGCGCTCGGGCCGTGGGCGGCTGTCGCAACGCGCCGGCTCGGCTATTCCTTCCCACTCGGCGTCAAGCGCGGCTATCACATGCATTATGCCGCCAAAGGCAATGCCGTGCTCAACAACTGGATGCTCGATGCCGAACGGGGTTATTTGCTGGCGCCGATGAACCGCGGCATCCGCCTGACGACAGGGGCGGAGTTCGCAACGCTTGACGCGCCGAAGACGCCGGTACAGCTCGACCGGGCCGAAGCCGTGGCGCGTACGATCTTCCCGCTCGGAAGCAGGCTCGATCCCGAACCATGGATGGGCGCGCGCCCTTGCACGCCCGACATGATGCCTGTCATCGGTAAGGCGCCGCGCCATCAGGGCTTATGGTTTGCCTTCGGCCATGCCCATCATGGGCTGACGCTCGGGCCGGTGACTGGCCGCGTGCTTGCAGAACTCATCACCGGCGAGACGCCGTTCATCGATATCTCGGCTTACTCGCCGAAACGATTCAAGCCGTGA
- a CDS encoding isoprenylcysteine carboxyl methyltransferase family protein gives MMWPSIALLTFVTLQRLGELVIARRNTAALLARGGREVAPEHYPVMVALHTAWIIGLWLLAPGRPVQLFWFLVFMGLQALRLWVLATLKDRWTTRIVILRGAPLVSSGPYRFLRHPNYAIVIGEIATLPLAFGLPVYTIVFSLFNAAILHVRVKAENAALESAMILK, from the coding sequence ATGATGTGGCCGTCGATCGCGCTCCTGACGTTCGTGACGCTGCAGCGGCTGGGCGAGCTTGTCATCGCCCGGCGCAACACCGCTGCCCTTCTTGCCCGCGGCGGCCGGGAAGTTGCCCCGGAGCACTATCCCGTCATGGTGGCGCTGCATACCGCCTGGATCATCGGCCTCTGGCTGCTGGCACCGGGCAGGCCGGTCCAGCTCTTCTGGTTCCTGGTTTTCATGGGACTGCAGGCGTTACGGCTCTGGGTGCTGGCGACGCTGAAAGACCGCTGGACGACACGCATCGTCATCCTGCGGGGAGCGCCGCTCGTCAGCTCCGGCCCCTATCGTTTCCTGCGGCATCCGAACTATGCGATCGTCATCGGCGAGATCGCCACCCTTCCCCTCGCCTTCGGCCTGCCGGTCTATACGATCGTCTTTTCGCTTTTCAATGCCGCCATCCTGCATGTGCGCGTAAAGGCCGAAAATGCTGCACTGGAAAGCGCAATGATTTTGAAATAG
- a CDS encoding type III polyketide synthase: protein MTDTVKLVSLAVATPEHVIFQKEAAEASARLFGDRFEDFRHLARVFDSAGIQKRHAARPLAWFDETHGWQDRMQAYAEVAGALFVEAATSALHRAGLSAGDVDCIVTVSSTGFTTPSLDAQLSSRMGFRRDIERVPVFGLGCAAGVSGFAIAARLARSRPGAVVLFVSIELCTLAFRLDALTRPNIIATALFGDGAAACVLRTGGEGLAEVESTGEHLFPDTLDIMGWKIDDGGFGVVLAQSLPPFAERELAPAVTTILARNGLRPEDIDRFICHPGGMKVLAAMESALSLTPGTLDHERAVLAEYGNMSSPTVLFVLERAIRAGLPERAAMIAMGPGFSASCVTLRRAA from the coding sequence GTGACCGATACCGTCAAACTCGTCAGCCTCGCCGTCGCCACCCCCGAACATGTCATCTTCCAGAAAGAGGCGGCCGAAGCCTCGGCGCGGCTGTTTGGCGATCGGTTCGAGGATTTCCGGCATCTTGCCCGCGTCTTCGACAGCGCCGGCATTCAGAAGCGCCACGCGGCGCGGCCGCTGGCCTGGTTCGACGAAACCCATGGCTGGCAAGACCGCATGCAGGCCTATGCGGAGGTGGCGGGCGCCCTTTTTGTCGAGGCGGCCACCTCGGCACTTCACCGGGCAGGTCTCAGCGCCGGCGATGTCGACTGTATTGTCACCGTCTCTTCCACCGGTTTTACGACGCCGAGCCTCGATGCGCAGCTGAGCAGCAGGATGGGCTTCAGGAGAGATATCGAGCGCGTACCGGTCTTCGGGCTCGGCTGTGCCGCCGGTGTCTCCGGCTTTGCGATCGCCGCGCGGTTGGCTCGCAGCCGGCCGGGCGCCGTCGTGCTTTTCGTCTCGATCGAGCTTTGCACGCTCGCCTTCCGGCTGGATGCGCTGACGCGGCCGAACATCATCGCGACGGCGCTTTTCGGCGATGGTGCCGCCGCCTGCGTGCTGCGAACCGGTGGAGAGGGGCTGGCAGAGGTGGAATCGACCGGCGAACACCTCTTTCCCGACACACTCGATATCATGGGATGGAAGATCGACGATGGCGGTTTCGGCGTCGTGCTGGCGCAATCGTTGCCGCCCTTCGCCGAACGGGAGCTCGCCCCGGCGGTGACGACCATTCTGGCGCGAAACGGGCTTAGACCGGAAGATATCGACCGCTTCATCTGCCATCCCGGCGGCATGAAGGTGCTGGCTGCGATGGAAAGCGCGCTTTCGTTGACACCGGGTACGCTCGATCACGAACGAGCCGTGCTTGCCGAATATGGCAACATGTCCTCGCCGACCGTGCTGTTCGTGCTGGAGCGGGCAATCCGCGCCGGGCTGCCGGAGCGGGCGGCGATGATCGCCATGGGGCCGGGTTTTTCCGCGAGCTGCGTGACGCTGCGGAGGGCGGCATGA